A portion of the Actomonas aquatica genome contains these proteins:
- a CDS encoding mechanosensitive ion channel family protein has protein sequence METPPSELSVQDWLATTGIDWATKIVLALAIFIIGRIVVKILTGLILKAFKKAKVDDTLAGFLTKIANVLMLAVVVMAALEKLGVETTSLVAILGAAGLAVGLALQGSLSNFAAGVMIIIFRPFTVGNFIEAGGTKGIVEGISIFNTNMRTPQNQVVIVPNGQIMGGTIVNYSVKDTRRIDLTLGVSYDDDLRVAKDTINRVIAEDERILKDPAPIVGVMELGSSSVDIVAWFWVNSPDFLQTKMDTTEKMKVELEKAGCSIPYPQRDVHLYQSESKSA, from the coding sequence ATGGAAACACCTCCCTCCGAACTCTCTGTCCAGGATTGGCTGGCGACTACCGGCATCGACTGGGCGACCAAAATCGTGCTGGCCTTGGCGATCTTCATCATCGGTCGCATCGTGGTGAAGATCCTGACCGGTCTGATCCTGAAGGCCTTCAAGAAGGCCAAGGTCGACGACACCCTGGCGGGCTTTCTCACCAAGATCGCCAATGTGCTGATGCTGGCGGTGGTCGTGATGGCCGCGCTGGAGAAACTCGGCGTCGAAACCACTTCGCTGGTCGCCATCCTCGGTGCTGCCGGTTTGGCCGTGGGTTTGGCCCTGCAGGGGTCGCTGTCCAACTTCGCCGCCGGCGTGATGATCATCATCTTCCGCCCCTTCACCGTGGGCAACTTCATCGAGGCGGGTGGCACCAAGGGCATTGTTGAGGGTATCAGCATTTTCAATACGAACATGCGCACGCCGCAGAACCAGGTGGTGATCGTGCCCAACGGCCAGATCATGGGCGGCACCATCGTCAACTACTCGGTGAAGGACACCCGCCGCATCGATCTCACTCTGGGCGTCAGCTACGACGACGACCTGCGCGTCGCCAAGGACACTATCAACCGGGTGATCGCCGAGGACGAACGCATCCTCAAGGATCCCGCTCCGATCGTGGGCGTGATGGAGCTGGGCTCCAGCAGCGTCGACATCGTGGCGTGGTTCTGGGTCAACTCGCCCGACTTCCTCCAGACCAAGATGGACACCACCGAGAAGATGAAAGTGGAACTGGAGAAAGCCGGTTGCTCGATCCCGTATCCGCAGCGCGACGTCCACCTCTATCAGAGCGAGTCGAAGTCGGCCTGA
- the rsmA gene encoding 16S rRNA (adenine(1518)-N(6)/adenine(1519)-N(6))-dimethyltransferase RsmA — MILQKMPRSSRCTGLQWKLPAPRYLPESRNVMALTPSTTRDLLTRLGHHPKRALGQNFLVDANIVRKSVSMAEVGPSDHVVEVGPGLGTLTSELLASGAKVWAIERDARLAAHLRDELVAPAAAGRFDLLEGDAMEHPRAGLPVEQAEAGFKIVANLPYAISTPWMEAVLHAPLPQHMVLMLQLEAAQRYMAKPGTKQFGAISIFLQAAFDIAPGHKVPTNCFHPRPDVESYLLNLVRKPTPFIFADPVRQLIRACFQQRRKQIGALLRGKLPDDGKAWIESLGAWSMDARARPEAIPVAAWQTLAAA; from the coding sequence ATGATCTTGCAAAAGATGCCCCGGTCAAGTCGCTGCACCGGTCTGCAATGGAAATTGCCTGCGCCGCGCTATCTGCCTGAATCCCGAAACGTTATGGCACTCACTCCTTCGACCACTCGCGACCTGCTCACGCGCCTGGGGCATCATCCCAAACGGGCCTTGGGCCAGAATTTTTTGGTCGATGCCAACATCGTGCGCAAATCGGTCAGCATGGCCGAAGTGGGCCCCTCGGATCATGTCGTGGAGGTCGGCCCGGGGCTGGGCACCCTGACCTCGGAACTGCTGGCCTCCGGGGCCAAGGTATGGGCAATCGAACGCGATGCTCGGCTGGCGGCGCACTTGCGGGACGAACTGGTGGCACCGGCCGCGGCGGGCCGTTTTGATTTGTTGGAAGGAGACGCAATGGAGCATCCGCGCGCGGGTCTGCCGGTCGAGCAGGCGGAGGCCGGATTTAAAATCGTGGCCAACCTACCCTACGCGATCTCCACGCCGTGGATGGAGGCAGTGCTGCACGCTCCCCTGCCCCAACACATGGTGTTGATGCTCCAACTTGAAGCGGCCCAGCGATACATGGCGAAGCCGGGCACGAAGCAGTTTGGTGCCATCTCAATTTTCCTGCAGGCAGCCTTTGACATCGCGCCGGGCCATAAGGTGCCGACCAACTGCTTTCACCCGCGGCCCGACGTGGAGTCCTACCTGCTCAACCTCGTGCGCAAGCCGACGCCGTTCATCTTTGCCGATCCGGTGCGTCAGCTCATCCGCGCCTGCTTCCAGCAACGCCGTAAACAAATTGGAGCCCTCCTGCGCGGTAAACTGCCCGACGACGGCAAGGCGTGGATCGAGAGCCTGGGGGCTTGGAGCATGGACGCCCGTGCCCGGCCGGAAGCGATCCCGGTCGCGGCATGGCAAACACTTGCGGCGGCTTGA
- the hemC gene encoding hydroxymethylbilane synthase, with amino-acid sequence MPTLTIATRKSPLALAQTNMVAAALHELLGFDIQLMPIVTTGDKQTAWSLEKRGGKGLFTKELEQALLEGRADLAVHSAKDLPGDQPEGLEIAGYLPRADPRDVLIVRDGIEAPATIATSSPRRRLQLGMLYPDAEFTEIRGNVDTRLRKIAHDHVADATVLAAAGLGRLGIGGWEGLEFRVLGFESMVPAVAQAAIAVQCRAGEGAAWAKCFHPTTSRRVELERAFQTQLGGGCHTALGVHVTSDTLWFFHDGVGLRSLPLSDAEIDTPHDTSAKFLAHFGLSN; translated from the coding sequence ATGCCGACTCTCACCATTGCCACCCGCAAGAGCCCACTCGCGCTCGCGCAAACCAACATGGTCGCCGCCGCGCTGCACGAATTGCTCGGTTTCGACATCCAGCTGATGCCGATCGTCACCACCGGCGACAAACAGACGGCTTGGTCACTGGAAAAGCGGGGCGGGAAGGGGCTTTTCACCAAGGAGCTGGAGCAGGCGCTGCTGGAAGGCCGCGCCGACCTCGCGGTGCACAGCGCCAAGGATCTCCCCGGCGACCAACCGGAGGGCCTCGAGATCGCCGGCTACCTGCCGCGGGCCGATCCGCGCGACGTGCTCATCGTGCGCGACGGAATCGAGGCCCCGGCGACCATTGCCACCAGCAGCCCGCGCCGTCGCCTGCAATTGGGCATGCTGTATCCGGATGCTGAATTCACCGAGATCCGTGGCAACGTCGACACCCGCCTGCGCAAGATCGCCCATGATCACGTGGCCGACGCCACCGTCCTCGCCGCGGCCGGACTTGGGCGGCTCGGCATCGGCGGTTGGGAAGGGCTTGAGTTTCGGGTGCTCGGTTTCGAATCGATGGTGCCGGCCGTCGCGCAGGCGGCGATCGCCGTGCAATGCCGCGCCGGGGAGGGGGCGGCGTGGGCGAAGTGCTTCCATCCGACGACGTCCCGTCGGGTCGAATTGGAGCGCGCGTTCCAGACGCAACTCGGGGGAGGGTGCCATACCGCGTTGGGGGTGCATGTCACCTCAGACACATTATGGTTCTTTCATGATGGGGTCGGATTGCGTAGTTTACCCCTCTCTGACGCAGAAATTGATACCCCCCATGACACCTCTGCTAAGTTTTTGGCGCATTTTGGTTTATCGAACTAA
- the ilvC gene encoding ketol-acid reductoisomerase, whose translation MPAKVYTDKDADLGLFKDKTIAVLGYGSQGHAHALNLKDSGVNVIIGLYKGSKSAAVAKKQGFKVVETAEAVRQADVIMVGLPDMKQADIYEADIAPNLTKGKTLLFSHGLAVHFDLIKLPEDVDCIMVAPKGPGHMVRRLYQEGKGMPALIAVAQNKSRKAKKTALAWAKGIGSTRAGVLETTFKEETETDLFGEQAVLCGGASALVQAGFETLVEAGYQPEMAYFECLHELKLICDLMYESGIAGMRFSISETAKFGDITRGPRVINAKTKVEMKKILKEIQTGKFTKEWVKEYKGGLKNYNKLLKAGEKHPIEKTGARLRGMMPWMAKKNIKGVAASY comes from the coding sequence ATGCCCGCCAAAGTATACACTGACAAAGACGCCGATCTTGGCCTCTTCAAAGACAAGACGATCGCCGTGCTCGGCTATGGCTCCCAAGGCCACGCGCACGCCCTCAATCTGAAGGACTCCGGCGTAAACGTCATCATCGGCCTCTACAAAGGCTCCAAGTCCGCCGCCGTGGCGAAGAAGCAGGGCTTCAAGGTCGTGGAAACCGCCGAGGCGGTGCGCCAGGCCGACGTCATCATGGTCGGTCTGCCGGACATGAAGCAGGCCGACATCTACGAGGCCGACATCGCCCCGAATCTCACCAAGGGCAAGACGCTGCTCTTCTCGCACGGTCTCGCCGTGCACTTCGACCTCATCAAGCTCCCCGAGGACGTCGACTGCATCATGGTCGCCCCGAAGGGTCCGGGCCACATGGTTCGCCGCCTCTATCAAGAGGGCAAGGGCATGCCGGCGCTGATCGCCGTCGCCCAGAACAAGTCCCGCAAGGCCAAGAAGACCGCCCTCGCTTGGGCCAAGGGCATCGGTTCCACCCGCGCGGGTGTGCTCGAGACCACCTTCAAGGAAGAGACCGAGACGGACCTCTTCGGCGAGCAGGCCGTGCTCTGCGGCGGCGCTTCCGCGCTGGTGCAGGCGGGCTTCGAGACCCTCGTTGAGGCCGGTTACCAGCCCGAGATGGCTTACTTCGAGTGCTTGCACGAGCTGAAGCTCATCTGCGACCTCATGTATGAGTCCGGTATCGCCGGCATGCGTTTCTCGATCTCCGAGACCGCCAAGTTCGGTGACATCACCCGCGGCCCGCGCGTGATCAACGCCAAGACCAAGGTCGAGATGAAGAAGATCCTGAAGGAGATTCAGACCGGCAAGTTCACCAAAGAGTGGGTCAAGGAATACAAGGGCGGCCTCAAGAACTACAACAAGCTGCTCAAAGCCGGTGAAAAGCACCCGATCGAGAAGACCGGTGCCCGCCTGCGCGGCATGATGCCCTGGATGGCCAAGAAGAACATCAAGGGTGTCGCGGCCAGCTACTAA
- the ilvN gene encoding acetolactate synthase small subunit, translating into MRHTISVLVENKFGVLARVAGMFSGRGFNIDSLNVAPTHDAALSRITVVLKGDDSSLDLAIKQLRKLINVVEVTDFTKDQAVLRELLLVKVEADAKVRSEIMQICDIFRAKIVNVATHEVIIELTGDEGKVAAFLGLIEPFKVTELARTGQLALTR; encoded by the coding sequence ATGCGACACACGATCTCTGTCCTCGTTGAGAACAAGTTCGGTGTTTTGGCTCGTGTTGCCGGGATGTTCTCCGGCCGCGGCTTCAACATCGACTCCCTTAACGTCGCGCCTACCCACGACGCGGCCCTGTCTCGCATCACGGTAGTATTGAAGGGAGACGACTCCTCGCTCGATCTCGCGATCAAGCAGCTGCGCAAGCTCATCAACGTGGTCGAGGTCACCGACTTCACCAAGGACCAAGCCGTCCTGCGCGAGCTGTTGCTCGTGAAGGTGGAGGCCGACGCCAAGGTCCGCTCCGAGATCATGCAGATCTGCGACATCTTCCGCGCCAAGATCGTGAACGTGGCGACCCACGAGGTCATCATCGAGCTCACCGGCGACGAAGGCAAAGTGGCCGCGTTCCTCGGCCTGATCGAACCCTTCAAGGTCACCGAACTGGCCCGCACCGGTCAGCTCGCGCTCACCCGCTGA
- a CDS encoding aspartate-semialdehyde dehydrogenase translates to MLNNQSYVVGIVGASGAVGQELVRLMHERNFPLSRLRLFASARSAGKKLTVGDETIEIEEAKPGVFADVDVAFFAAGGSVTRALAENAVAAGCLVIDKSSALRMRDDIPLVVPEINPEKLTGHKGIIANPNCSTAVMLMGLWPLHQLFGVKRIIVSTFQSVSGSGAEAVRELESQVLASVHGDPIKRKVYAPYQIAYNCIPQVDTFGEDGYTGEETKMAQESRKIMGLPDLKVSATCVRVPVVRAHSVSVCAEFERPVDLAQAREAIAAFPGAELVDEPAERKYPTPLDFAEKVKCGVGRLRIDTAMDNALSFWVTGDNLWKGAALNAVQNAELMIERGWLKPKAAN, encoded by the coding sequence ATCTTGAATAATCAGAGCTATGTTGTCGGAATCGTCGGTGCCTCTGGTGCCGTCGGTCAAGAGCTGGTGCGGCTAATGCACGAGCGTAACTTTCCCCTGTCGCGGCTGCGCCTGTTCGCTTCCGCGCGCTCCGCCGGCAAAAAGCTGACGGTCGGGGACGAAACGATCGAGATCGAGGAAGCCAAACCGGGCGTCTTCGCCGATGTCGATGTGGCCTTCTTCGCCGCCGGGGGCAGCGTGACCCGCGCCCTCGCGGAAAATGCCGTGGCGGCCGGCTGCCTCGTGATCGATAAGAGCTCCGCGCTGCGCATGCGCGACGACATCCCGCTGGTGGTGCCGGAAATTAACCCGGAGAAACTCACCGGCCACAAGGGCATCATTGCCAACCCCAACTGCTCGACGGCCGTCATGCTCATGGGCCTCTGGCCGCTGCACCAACTCTTCGGCGTGAAGCGCATCATCGTCTCCACGTTCCAATCGGTCTCCGGTTCCGGCGCCGAGGCCGTGCGCGAACTTGAGTCGCAAGTGCTCGCCTCCGTCCATGGCGACCCGATCAAGCGCAAGGTCTACGCGCCGTATCAAATCGCTTACAACTGTATCCCGCAGGTCGATACCTTCGGCGAGGACGGCTACACCGGCGAAGAGACCAAGATGGCGCAGGAGTCGCGCAAGATTATGGGGCTGCCGGACCTCAAGGTGTCCGCCACCTGCGTGCGCGTGCCGGTCGTGCGGGCACACTCGGTGTCCGTGTGTGCTGAGTTTGAGCGCCCCGTCGACCTTGCCCAGGCGCGTGAAGCCATCGCGGCGTTCCCGGGAGCGGAGCTGGTTGACGAACCGGCCGAGCGCAAATACCCGACGCCGCTCGACTTCGCCGAGAAGGTGAAGTGCGGAGTGGGGCGCCTGCGCATCGACACCGCCATGGACAACGCCCTGTCGTTTTGGGTCACCGGCGACAACCTCTGGAAGGGCGCCGCGCTCAACGCGGTGCAGAACGCCGAGCTCATGATCGAGCGCGGTTGGCTCAAACCCAAGGCTGCCAATTGA
- a CDS encoding L,D-transpeptidase — translation MESPWELATQSADALGIKPAERLLHVSINNQSMHLYQGADCIKRYTVSTSSRPPSNQKDSLGTPRGLHLIAERIGAGQPPGMVFKSRIPTGHHFNELSAAENEGNLVTTRILWLRGLEPGYNSGGKVDSYDRYIYIHGTNHEDRLGRPASGGCVLLSNLEMIDLYERVRPGDWVNIVN, via the coding sequence ATGGAGTCTCCTTGGGAACTAGCCACACAAAGTGCCGACGCGCTCGGCATCAAGCCCGCAGAACGTTTGCTTCACGTGAGCATTAACAACCAGTCCATGCACCTATACCAAGGGGCCGACTGCATCAAACGCTACACCGTGTCGACCAGCTCGCGGCCTCCCTCCAACCAGAAGGACTCCCTCGGCACCCCACGCGGTCTTCACCTCATCGCCGAGCGAATCGGCGCCGGACAGCCGCCGGGCATGGTCTTCAAGAGCCGCATCCCCACCGGGCACCATTTCAACGAACTCAGCGCCGCGGAAAACGAAGGCAACCTCGTGACGACCCGCATCCTCTGGCTGCGCGGCCTCGAGCCGGGTTACAACTCCGGGGGCAAAGTCGATTCCTACGACCGCTACATTTACATTCACGGGACCAATCACGAAGACCGCCTGGGCCGTCCCGCCAGCGGTGGTTGTGTGCTCCTGAGCAACCTCGAGATGATCGACCTCTATGAACGGGTGCGTCCCGGCGACTGGGTGAACATCGTCAACTGA
- a CDS encoding heavy metal translocating P-type ATPase, producing MAKSTASPSWAEALAEFLHGTPGVEALRVDRNARKVAVATLGEVDEGLLRERLRAVMEALEAKWEAEDARASEAGAVVPTAFQVEETAEGTQMSGPTCSTAPRFWRWREFAWPEPAEDGEVDDDGHDHEEDWRLLAGLAGACGVFGIAAWVAEHVVEASPMVVWVLAGIALITGGWDAAIDSWENIRHKKLDIHFLMLAVAVGAVAIGAWEEAALLLFLFSASGAMEAFAMDRTHREVDALLKSAPKQALRVEADGREVEVPVEALAIGDHVRVKPGGAYPADGRVLSGKSASDESTLTGESVPVDKGEGDDVFSGTLNLWGSVVFAVERLPAESTLQKIIRLIQKAQKLRAPSERFTDKFGGTYTLLVLGICSVMFLVWWLGFGLSPFVNMGEQTSAFYRAMTLLVVMSPCALVLSIPSAVLAAIAWGARHGVLFRGGGAIEKLAEVSTVALDKTGTLTTGELTVVGYESLPAGRETEVMELALALEANSEHPIARAIVKDARQRGVQERKVDEFNSLTGQGVRGRLGESKVLLGRRELLDTGPLAQWAQDLPPAPPEFAEVWVVSDDLVGRVLLKDEIREASGEVLARLHAMGLKSVMLTGDRRQTAEKVAETLGIGEIRAGLSPEGKVAAIGELKAGGRRVAMVGDGVNDAPSLAAADVSVAMGARGSDAALEQAEVILMEDRIENVLSAMRLSRRAKAVIRQNLAISLGVVVLMALASIAGIVPLGVGVAAHEGSTVVVCLNSLRLLLGRNSG from the coding sequence ATGGCAAAGTCCACAGCTTCACCGAGTTGGGCGGAGGCGTTGGCCGAGTTTTTGCACGGCACGCCCGGGGTGGAGGCATTGCGAGTCGATCGCAATGCCCGCAAGGTTGCAGTCGCGACCTTGGGCGAGGTGGATGAAGGTCTTTTGCGAGAGCGACTGCGCGCCGTGATGGAGGCGTTGGAAGCCAAATGGGAGGCCGAGGATGCGCGGGCCAGCGAGGCGGGGGCGGTGGTGCCGACGGCCTTCCAAGTGGAGGAGACCGCGGAGGGCACGCAGATGAGTGGGCCGACCTGCTCGACTGCGCCGCGCTTCTGGCGGTGGCGAGAGTTTGCCTGGCCGGAGCCCGCCGAGGATGGCGAAGTCGACGATGATGGTCACGACCACGAGGAGGACTGGCGCTTGCTGGCGGGGTTGGCCGGAGCCTGCGGCGTGTTTGGTATCGCGGCCTGGGTGGCCGAGCATGTCGTCGAAGCTTCGCCGATGGTGGTGTGGGTGTTGGCTGGTATTGCGCTGATCACCGGCGGTTGGGATGCGGCCATCGATTCGTGGGAGAACATCCGGCACAAGAAATTGGATATCCACTTTCTGATGCTCGCCGTGGCGGTGGGCGCGGTGGCGATCGGGGCTTGGGAGGAAGCGGCGCTGTTGCTCTTTCTCTTCTCGGCGTCGGGCGCGATGGAGGCGTTTGCGATGGATCGCACCCATCGGGAGGTGGATGCCCTGCTGAAGAGTGCGCCGAAGCAGGCATTGCGCGTCGAGGCCGACGGCCGTGAGGTCGAGGTGCCGGTCGAGGCATTGGCCATCGGTGATCACGTGCGGGTGAAGCCGGGCGGCGCGTATCCGGCGGACGGTCGGGTGTTGTCGGGCAAGAGTGCCAGTGATGAGTCGACGCTGACCGGCGAATCGGTGCCGGTCGACAAAGGCGAGGGCGACGACGTGTTCAGCGGCACGCTCAACCTGTGGGGATCGGTCGTGTTTGCAGTGGAGCGACTGCCGGCGGAGAGCACGCTGCAGAAGATCATCCGCCTCATCCAAAAGGCGCAGAAGCTACGGGCGCCGAGCGAACGGTTTACCGACAAGTTTGGCGGCACCTACACGCTGCTGGTCTTGGGGATCTGCTCCGTGATGTTTTTGGTGTGGTGGCTCGGCTTTGGGCTGAGCCCCTTTGTGAACATGGGAGAACAGACCTCGGCGTTTTATCGAGCAATGACGCTGCTCGTGGTGATGAGCCCGTGTGCGCTGGTCCTTTCGATTCCGTCGGCGGTGCTGGCGGCGATCGCGTGGGGCGCGCGACACGGCGTGTTGTTCCGCGGGGGCGGCGCGATCGAAAAGCTGGCCGAAGTCAGCACGGTGGCGCTGGACAAAACCGGCACGCTGACCACTGGCGAATTGACCGTTGTCGGCTATGAGAGTCTGCCTGCCGGACGGGAGACCGAGGTGATGGAACTGGCGCTGGCGCTCGAGGCCAACTCGGAACATCCCATCGCGCGGGCCATCGTGAAGGATGCCCGCCAGCGCGGGGTGCAGGAACGCAAGGTGGACGAGTTCAACTCTCTGACCGGGCAGGGCGTGCGCGGTCGACTGGGCGAGAGCAAGGTGCTGCTCGGCCGTCGTGAATTATTGGATACGGGTCCGCTGGCACAATGGGCGCAGGACCTGCCGCCGGCCCCACCGGAGTTTGCGGAAGTGTGGGTGGTGAGCGACGACTTGGTCGGTCGCGTGCTGCTCAAAGACGAGATTCGCGAGGCGTCGGGAGAGGTGCTGGCGCGGCTGCATGCGATGGGGCTGAAGTCGGTGATGTTGACCGGCGATCGACGCCAGACGGCCGAGAAGGTGGCCGAGACGCTCGGCATCGGCGAAATCCGCGCCGGGCTTTCGCCGGAGGGCAAAGTGGCGGCGATCGGTGAACTCAAGGCCGGCGGCCGGCGGGTGGCCATGGTCGGCGACGGCGTGAACGATGCCCCGAGCTTGGCGGCGGCCGATGTGAGTGTCGCCATGGGCGCGCGCGGCAGCGACGCCGCGCTGGAGCAGGCCGAGGTGATCCTGATGGAGGACCGCATCGAGAATGTGTTGTCGGCGATGCGTTTGAGCCGGCGAGCCAAAGCTGTGATCCGGCAAAATCTCGCCATCTCGCTCGGCGTGGTGGTGCTGATGGCGCTCGCCTCGATCGCAGGCATCGTGCCGCTCGGTGTTGGTGTGGCCGCGCATGAAGGCAGCACGGTGGTGGTGTGCCTCAACTCGCTGCGCCTGTTGTTGGGGCGAAATTCGGGGTAG